In a single window of the Acidobacteriota bacterium genome:
- the waaF gene encoding lipopolysaccharide heptosyltransferase II, which yields MNQPVPRDIKRILICAYLGLGNFLMYTPTLRALREHFADAQIDLQVGNNTGCEAVLEGTDYFHRVYDVCAKASWKRWRRHIQEVRQNRYDLIINEFHSNSQHLATMVSLSGAPYRLGHVRSPGWPDRYGFIYNLRVTMREDQHEIDRYFALARALSIPEDRLIPKTFIHLRKEDYLWASRFLTQVGVRQGTPVVGVQMGTSANMRWKQWSPEKFRLLCERLLGEHPEAVLLLLGSPNEALMIQDAMRGLTERVILAVGETTVKQVAALVKQCAMLICNDSGLMHMAIAVETPVVAIYGPTDYRRTAPLDAIHTVVRKDLPCSPCFRMEGPFTVQACPHHNCLTTMDVTEVYTQVEKTLQRVI from the coding sequence GTGAATCAACCTGTTCCGCGTGACATCAAGCGAATTCTCATTTGCGCCTACCTTGGACTGGGCAATTTTTTGATGTACACACCGACGCTTCGCGCCTTGCGGGAGCATTTTGCCGATGCCCAGATTGATTTGCAGGTCGGCAATAACACCGGGTGTGAAGCCGTTTTGGAGGGGACCGACTATTTCCATCGGGTATATGACGTCTGTGCCAAAGCCAGTTGGAAGCGGTGGCGACGGCACATTCAGGAAGTTCGCCAAAACCGCTATGACTTGATCATCAACGAATTTCACAGCAATTCCCAGCATCTGGCGACGATGGTCAGCCTTTCGGGCGCGCCCTATCGCCTTGGGCATGTCCGCAGCCCAGGATGGCCTGACCGATACGGGTTCATTTACAACCTGCGCGTCACCATGCGCGAAGACCAGCACGAGATTGATCGCTATTTTGCTCTGGCCCGGGCGCTTTCAATTCCTGAAGACCGACTTATTCCGAAAACTTTCATTCATTTGCGCAAAGAGGATTACCTGTGGGCGAGTCGTTTTTTGACTCAGGTTGGGGTCCGACAGGGAACACCTGTGGTTGGAGTTCAAATGGGGACATCGGCCAATATGCGCTGGAAACAGTGGTCGCCTGAAAAATTCAGACTTCTGTGTGAGCGGCTTCTGGGTGAGCATCCAGAAGCCGTATTGCTCCTGCTTGGTTCGCCAAATGAAGCCTTGATGATCCAGGATGCCATGCGCGGGCTCACCGAGCGGGTGATCCTGGCTGTTGGGGAAACCACAGTGAAACAGGTGGCCGCACTGGTCAAGCAGTGTGCCATGTTGATTTGCAATGATAGTGGCCTGATGCACATGGCGATTGCCGTTGAAACACCCGTTGTGGCCATTTATGGTCCAACCGATTACCGCCGGACGGCCCCGCTGGATGCAATCCATACTGTTGTCCGCAAAGACCTTCCCTGTAGCCCCTGCTTTCGGATGGAGGGCCCGTTTACCGTTCAAGCTTGCCCTCATCACAATTGTTTGACCACAATGGATGTAACCGAAGTTTATACCCAGGTCGAAAAGACCTTGCAGCGTGTGATCTGA
- a CDS encoding tetratricopeptide repeat protein, which produces MSDFQSSELTQEGSSESVGSESPAAWQALNTLLESPGRILLLLAGVSILVYLNTLGNGFAYDDVMIVEKNPLLRNIANIPKLFQVGYWDHWVTGSASYRPVLTTTFALNFFITGPSPWGFHLVNILLHTANVWLLFTLLCRYQVSQRLAVMAAILFAIHPVHTEAVANIVGRGEVLAAFGFGLAWLCWQKRETSENPIHRIGFYLCALTSYLAGMLSKEPIIILPVLLFSLDVVRETPELSVRRLLPRLPRLVLPYLGFVVVLGVYFGMRFMAGQVLDQHPAAKIQEMASLTFFGRCATMASMSLEWARLLIIGYPLRPFYDPNHFTVVSHFTLRSWAGLVGVLGLIAIAVKAYRRYPVVTFAIFFWFVTISVVSNILVLIGSIIAERQLYLPSVGVVILIAWAAEQFLFSEKWATARLPVQAIASVTLVMLCVGYVFITSRRNLDWRDSETLFSRFIETDPRSPLGYSVLGNYALERKEYALAGQLFRKSLECTPTAFAGKFGLCRVAVQTGQIEEGKYLARQLVAAQPPNLKPPASDWALVHELYAQLLAKNKEWDAALIEVKKAIELNPKAYDSQVLLANILLETNQNEAALEQLRTLTLRFPEFEQAFNNYGVALARFGKLVEAERQFQRALQLNPKSTEAAHNLEQVRQDMQSSPK; this is translated from the coding sequence ATGTCAGATTTCCAAAGTTCCGAACTGACTCAGGAAGGTTCGTCTGAATCAGTCGGATCTGAATCACCGGCTGCCTGGCAGGCACTCAACACCCTGCTGGAATCACCCGGCAGAATTTTGCTGCTCCTGGCTGGGGTATCAATTCTGGTGTATCTCAACACATTGGGGAATGGATTTGCTTATGACGATGTGATGATCGTCGAGAAAAACCCTCTGCTCCGCAATATTGCCAACATTCCAAAATTGTTTCAGGTTGGCTATTGGGATCACTGGGTGACCGGGTCAGCCAGTTATCGCCCGGTTTTGACGACGACGTTTGCGCTTAATTTCTTCATCACGGGCCCATCACCCTGGGGCTTTCATCTGGTGAATATCCTGCTGCATACCGCAAACGTCTGGCTGCTGTTTACCTTGTTGTGTCGGTATCAGGTGAGTCAACGGCTGGCGGTGATGGCTGCAATTTTGTTTGCCATTCACCCAGTTCATACCGAAGCAGTGGCAAACATTGTTGGACGCGGTGAAGTGCTGGCAGCCTTTGGTTTTGGATTGGCGTGGTTGTGCTGGCAGAAGCGCGAAACATCAGAAAACCCAATCCATCGGATCGGGTTCTATCTCTGTGCGCTGACGTCCTATCTCGCTGGCATGCTGAGTAAAGAACCCATCATTATCTTGCCAGTCTTGTTATTCAGCCTGGATGTGGTCCGGGAAACCCCGGAACTGTCAGTTCGACGATTGCTGCCGCGTCTCCCACGGTTGGTTTTGCCCTACCTCGGGTTTGTGGTTGTGCTGGGGGTGTACTTTGGGATGCGGTTTATGGCCGGCCAGGTCCTTGACCAGCACCCGGCTGCCAAAATCCAGGAGATGGCCAGCCTGACTTTTTTTGGGCGATGCGCCACCATGGCGTCAATGAGCCTGGAGTGGGCACGCTTGCTGATCATTGGGTATCCGTTGCGACCCTTTTATGATCCCAATCACTTTACCGTTGTGTCCCACTTTACGCTCCGTTCCTGGGCAGGGCTGGTGGGAGTACTCGGTTTAATTGCAATCGCGGTCAAAGCCTATCGTCGGTATCCGGTTGTTACTTTTGCGATTTTCTTTTGGTTTGTAACCATCAGTGTCGTGAGCAACATCCTGGTGCTGATCGGGTCAATTATCGCGGAACGGCAACTCTATTTGCCTTCGGTCGGAGTCGTGATTTTGATTGCCTGGGCAGCCGAACAGTTTTTGTTTTCTGAAAAATGGGCGACAGCCCGGCTCCCGGTTCAAGCCATTGCCAGTGTTACGTTGGTGATGCTGTGTGTTGGCTATGTCTTTATCACTTCGCGTCGAAATTTGGATTGGCGTGATAGCGAGACCTTATTTTCAAGGTTTATCGAAACTGACCCCCGGAGCCCGCTTGGATATTCGGTCTTGGGAAACTATGCCCTTGAACGAAAAGAGTATGCGCTGGCAGGTCAGTTGTTTCGCAAAAGTCTGGAATGCACCCCGACTGCCTTTGCTGGAAAATTTGGTCTGTGTCGGGTAGCAGTTCAAACCGGGCAAATTGAAGAAGGCAAGTATCTGGCACGCCAACTCGTGGCTGCTCAGCCCCCTAACCTGAAGCCGCCAGCTTCGGATTGGGCGCTGGTGCATGAGCTCTATGCCCAGCTTTTAGCCAAAAATAAGGAATGGGATGCAGCGCTGATCGAAGTGAAGAAAGCGATTGAGTTAAATCCTAAAGCGTATGATTCCCAGGTCTTGCTGGCCAATATTTTGCTGGAGACCAATCAAAATGAGGCGGCGCTGGAACAGTTGCGAACCTTGACCCTTCGTTTTCCAGAGTTTGAACAGGCATTTAACAATTATGGAGTGGCTCTGGCGCGCTTTGGCAAACTGGTGGAAGCCGAACGCCAGTTTCAACGTGCCCTGCAACTCAACCCAAAATCAACCGAAGCGGCTCATAACCTCGAACAGGTACGACAAGATATGCAATCGTCGCCAAAGTAA
- a CDS encoding tetratricopeptide repeat protein, protein MSDLEPSDSSPPQSSEVLQNGPPVLFSMVESVLASPAKTIIGLAVLSVLVYLNSIGNGFAYDDVLIIEKNPLIRSVSNIPRLFLIGYWDTWYAGAAAYRPFLMMTFVLNYLVSGADPWSYHLVNVLLHAANSCLLYFLLVRYQISLSLAAVAGIIFAIHPVHTEAVSNVIGRGEVLAAFCCGVSWLCWKEYQDATRPARKSGLFLAAIVAYLIGLLTKESIIVLPVLLFGLDLFRVERAAELRQFGVRFLKLAVPYVGFVGGLAIYFGLRSMAGQILSQSSEISLPEMAKLSSWGRLSTMASMSLEYFRLLVIGYPLRPYYDPLSFGVLSSPNWRSWLGVFGVTGLALGAILAYRRAPIVTFAIGFVFVTLGLFSNVVFLVGSLVAERFLYLPSVGYAIVIAWLAERYVLSTFRSDKPAIGQFLPAVVLLVCCVGYIGITTRRNLDWANNEALFTRFIETDPKSSLGYTILGDIFLKRGELPQARRLFDNCLTLSPASFAGHWGLCQIDFQEGKTLDCRNRIEYLLGFEPPQLVPPADDWAHVHMLNARLWTLEKNWEQAVTEADRAAVLSPIIPDAQLLAADIRVQANQMDAALKLYQALTHQYPDFDRGFNNYGVVLLRLGKLTEAEAQFQQALRLNPDSTVAARNLGLVQSRLQSVPK, encoded by the coding sequence ATGTCGGATTTAGAACCCTCTGATTCGTCCCCTCCACAGTCATCTGAAGTCCTCCAGAATGGGCCTCCGGTTCTGTTTTCAATGGTGGAATCGGTCCTGGCCTCACCCGCTAAAACCATCATTGGGCTGGCGGTTCTATCAGTTTTGGTCTATTTGAATTCAATCGGAAACGGATTTGCTTATGATGATGTGCTGATTATTGAGAAAAACCCGCTCATTCGCAGTGTTTCCAATATCCCCAGACTTTTTCTGATTGGGTATTGGGACACCTGGTATGCGGGCGCTGCTGCCTATCGGCCATTCCTGATGATGACGTTTGTTCTCAACTATCTGGTGAGCGGAGCCGATCCCTGGAGCTACCATCTGGTGAATGTGCTGCTGCATGCGGCCAATAGTTGTCTCCTTTACTTTTTACTCGTCCGATATCAGATCAGTTTATCGCTGGCGGCTGTCGCGGGAATCATCTTCGCGATTCATCCAGTTCACACCGAAGCGGTTTCAAATGTGATTGGACGTGGCGAAGTTTTGGCGGCTTTTTGTTGCGGGGTGTCCTGGTTGTGCTGGAAGGAATATCAGGATGCCACGCGGCCTGCCCGCAAATCCGGTTTGTTTCTGGCGGCGATTGTCGCCTATTTGATCGGGTTGCTGACCAAGGAATCCATCATCGTCTTGCCGGTATTGTTGTTTGGGTTAGATTTGTTCCGGGTTGAACGTGCGGCTGAGTTGCGTCAATTCGGTGTGCGATTCCTCAAGCTGGCGGTGCCGTATGTGGGTTTTGTTGGGGGATTGGCGATCTATTTTGGGCTGCGTTCGATGGCTGGCCAAATCCTGAGCCAAAGTTCTGAGATTAGCCTTCCAGAAATGGCGAAACTCTCCTCCTGGGGACGCCTGTCCACCATGGCATCCATGAGCCTGGAGTATTTCCGGTTGCTGGTCATCGGGTACCCGCTCCGGCCCTATTATGACCCACTTTCATTTGGAGTTTTGTCGAGCCCAAACTGGCGGTCATGGCTGGGTGTGTTTGGGGTGACTGGGCTGGCTCTGGGGGCCATTCTTGCCTATCGCCGGGCCCCAATCGTCACTTTTGCCATCGGATTTGTTTTCGTCACCCTTGGTCTGTTTAGCAATGTTGTCTTTCTGGTTGGATCGCTGGTGGCCGAGCGGTTTCTCTACCTGCCGTCAGTCGGGTATGCCATTGTGATTGCCTGGCTGGCGGAGCGGTATGTGCTTTCAACGTTTCGTTCTGACAAACCGGCCATCGGCCAGTTCCTCCCGGCTGTGGTTCTGCTGGTCTGTTGTGTGGGATATATTGGGATAACGACGCGGCGCAATCTGGATTGGGCCAATAATGAAGCCCTGTTTACCCGCTTTATCGAAACGGATCCAAAAAGCTCATTGGGGTATACCATTCTGGGTGATATCTTCTTGAAGCGCGGAGAGCTTCCCCAGGCCCGACGCTTGTTTGACAACTGCCTCACCCTTTCCCCTGCATCTTTTGCCGGGCATTGGGGCTTATGCCAGATTGATTTTCAGGAAGGGAAAACGCTCGACTGCCGCAATCGAATTGAGTATTTGCTCGGATTTGAGCCGCCTCAATTAGTCCCTCCGGCGGATGACTGGGCACACGTTCACATGCTCAATGCCCGGCTCTGGACGCTGGAGAAGAACTGGGAACAAGCCGTCACCGAAGCTGACCGGGCGGCGGTACTCAGTCCAATTATTCCTGATGCGCAATTACTTGCCGCTGATATTCGGGTGCAGGCCAATCAAATGGATGCCGCCTTGAAGTTGTATCAGGCGTTAACACACCAGTATCCGGATTTTGATCGAGGGTTTAACAATTATGGTGTGGTTTTGCTGCGGTTGGGGAAACTCACGGAGGCCGAAGCCCAGTTTCAACAGGCACTCCGACTCAACCCGGATTCGACAGTCGCCGCTCGTAACCTGGGGCTGGTACAATCCAGACTCCAATCTGTTCCCAAGTAA
- the ispG gene encoding flavodoxin-dependent (E)-4-hydroxy-3-methylbut-2-enyl-diphosphate synthase, translating into MATIHRRKSVPVNVGGVWVGGTHPIVVQSMTNTDTADIAGTVEQVAALARAGSELVRITVNTREAAAAVGEIDKQLKTQGVFVPLVGDFHYNGHILLREYPDCARALAKYRINPGNVGFGRKHDANFKTIIDLAIEYDKPVRIGVNWGSLDQQMLARMMDENASLPVPLDARGVMIKALIASALESAAMAEEYGLPHNRILISTKVSEVQDLIDVYRELATQCDFPLHLGLTEAGMGSKGIVASTAAMSVLLLEGIGDTIRVSLTPPPGGDRTEEVIVAQQILQTMGLRSFTPLVTACPGCGRTTSTLFQEMAEDIQSYLRNQIPIWKITHPGVEEMKVAVMGCIVNGPGESKHASIGISLPGTGEDPRAPVYVDGVKVVTLEGAAIVPEFLSLLNRYVDEKFAKNRG; encoded by the coding sequence GTGGCTACGATTCATCGCAGAAAATCAGTGCCGGTCAATGTCGGAGGCGTGTGGGTAGGGGGCACTCACCCAATTGTGGTTCAATCAATGACCAATACCGACACGGCGGACATTGCTGGCACCGTCGAGCAAGTTGCCGCTCTGGCTCGGGCCGGTTCAGAACTGGTCCGCATTACCGTCAACACTCGCGAAGCCGCCGCCGCCGTGGGTGAAATTGATAAACAGTTGAAAACACAAGGGGTTTTTGTTCCGCTGGTCGGTGATTTTCACTACAACGGACATATTCTGCTGCGTGAATATCCAGACTGTGCCCGGGCCCTGGCGAAATACCGAATCAACCCCGGCAATGTCGGTTTTGGCCGAAAACACGATGCGAACTTCAAAACCATCATTGATTTAGCGATTGAATATGACAAGCCGGTGCGAATTGGGGTCAACTGGGGGTCGCTTGATCAACAGATGCTGGCTCGAATGATGGACGAAAATGCCAGTTTGCCGGTGCCGCTTGATGCCCGGGGCGTGATGATCAAAGCCTTGATTGCCAGCGCACTGGAATCAGCCGCGATGGCTGAAGAATACGGCCTGCCACATAATCGCATTCTCATCAGTACCAAAGTTTCGGAAGTCCAGGACTTGATTGATGTCTATCGTGAACTGGCAACCCAGTGTGATTTCCCGCTTCATCTTGGGTTGACCGAAGCCGGGATGGGCAGCAAAGGCATTGTCGCCAGTACGGCTGCCATGTCGGTGCTCTTGCTGGAAGGCATCGGTGACACGATTCGGGTCTCGCTGACTCCACCGCCGGGTGGGGATCGCACTGAAGAAGTGATTGTGGCTCAACAAATTTTGCAGACAATGGGATTGCGCAGCTTTACACCGCTCGTCACCGCCTGCCCCGGATGTGGCCGCACCACCAGCACGCTCTTCCAGGAAATGGCGGAAGATATTCAGTCATATCTGCGCAACCAGATACCGATTTGGAAAATCACCCATCCCGGTGTCGAGGAAATGAAGGTGGCCGTGATGGGCTGCATTGTGAATGGACCCGGTGAATCAAAACACGCCAGTATTGGCATTTCGCTTCCTGGAACAGGCGAAGACCCCCGAGCGCCGGTGTATGTTGACGGTGTAAAGGTCGTCACGTTGGAGGGCGCCGCTATCGTGCCGGAATTCTTATCGCTTCTGAATCGGTATGTTGATGAGAAGTTTGCCAAAAACAGAGGCTGA
- a CDS encoding DinB family protein produces MLTAERGLFQYTHWANQEILVGLKQGTPPNQKALRLFAHILKAEEGWLRRMQGEDTFGMNFWPDVSVAECEHLADRMRQAYTTFLGSLTAEDLGRKAVYRNSQGTEYQTAVRDVLVHVAFHGAYHRGQIAMVLRGDGVPPPYTDFIGFERIVGSPFE; encoded by the coding sequence ATGTTGACGGCTGAACGTGGACTCTTTCAATACACCCACTGGGCAAACCAGGAAATTCTGGTGGGACTCAAGCAGGGGACTCCGCCAAATCAAAAAGCATTGCGGTTATTTGCTCATATTCTCAAAGCTGAAGAGGGCTGGTTACGGCGAATGCAGGGGGAAGACACCTTTGGCATGAATTTCTGGCCGGATGTGAGCGTTGCCGAATGTGAACACCTGGCTGACCGGATGCGCCAAGCCTATACCACGTTTTTAGGCAGCCTGACCGCAGAGGACCTTGGCCGGAAGGCGGTTTATCGCAACAGCCAGGGAACTGAATATCAGACAGCGGTTCGGGATGTTCTGGTCCACGTTGCTTTTCATGGCGCCTATCATCGCGGCCAGATTGCCATGGTGTTGCGTGGTGACGGCGTACCCCCACCCTACACTGATTTCATCGGCTTTGAGCGCATCGTGGGAAGCCCTTTTGAATAA
- the recO gene encoding DNA repair protein RecO — protein MPTIETEAFALRTYPFSEHHKVCVFFTRQVGVVRAVAHGSRRMKSKYGAGLELFSQVHLKFREREGRDLVELADCELVKSHFEAAANPEIAAIFSYWSELISEFLPAHQPNDHVYRLLAALLPCVESELDATDALLRYFETWLLKLSGFYPDLSLCVTCGTDFPNQESLYLARDGTPECASCSERRGLALSPASRHLIGRILRCPPAEFATVLIEPQTGRVLEELNQHLIRTSLERELKAYTVLKQLREFSL, from the coding sequence ATGCCAACCATTGAAACCGAAGCTTTTGCCCTGCGGACCTACCCTTTCTCAGAACATCATAAAGTCTGTGTCTTTTTTACCCGTCAGGTTGGCGTCGTTCGTGCTGTCGCTCATGGTTCACGAAGAATGAAGAGCAAATATGGCGCCGGGCTGGAACTCTTTTCACAGGTCCATCTCAAATTTCGCGAACGCGAGGGCCGTGATCTGGTGGAACTGGCTGATTGCGAACTGGTGAAATCTCATTTTGAGGCGGCGGCCAACCCGGAAATTGCGGCGATTTTTAGCTACTGGAGCGAACTGATTTCCGAATTTTTGCCTGCGCACCAGCCCAACGATCACGTGTATCGGCTCCTGGCCGCCTTGCTGCCCTGTGTTGAGTCTGAACTTGACGCCACTGACGCTTTGCTCCGATACTTTGAAACCTGGCTGCTCAAGCTCTCCGGCTTTTATCCCGATTTATCTCTGTGTGTTACCTGCGGAACTGACTTTCCCAACCAGGAATCATTGTATCTGGCACGAGACGGTACACCGGAGTGTGCCAGTTGTAGCGAGCGGCGCGGGTTGGCTCTTTCACCGGCCTCACGTCATCTTATTGGGCGCATTTTGCGATGTCCTCCCGCAGAATTTGCCACGGTTCTCATCGAGCCGCAGACGGGACGTGTCCTGGAAGAATTAAACCAGCATCTGATTCGAACATCTTTAGAGCGCGAATTGAAAGCCTACACCGTGCTCAAGCAATTGCGAGAGTTTTCACTTTAG